The following coding sequences are from one Erwinia sp. SLM-02 window:
- the rplK gene encoding 50S ribosomal protein L11: MAKKVQAYVKLQVSAGMANPSPPVGPALGQQGVNIMEFCKAFNAKTESLEKGLPIPVVITVYSDRSFTFVTKTPPAAVLLKKAAGIKSGSGKPNKDKVGKVSRAQVREIAETKAADMTGADIEAMTRSIEGTARSMGLVVED; the protein is encoded by the coding sequence ATGGCTAAGAAAGTACAAGCCTACGTTAAGCTGCAAGTTTCAGCTGGTATGGCAAACCCGAGTCCTCCGGTAGGTCCGGCTCTGGGTCAGCAAGGCGTTAACATCATGGAATTCTGTAAAGCGTTCAACGCCAAAACAGAATCCCTTGAAAAAGGTCTGCCGATCCCAGTAGTGATCACCGTTTATTCTGACCGTTCTTTCACCTTCGTTACCAAAACCCCTCCTGCAGCAGTACTGCTGAAGAAAGCGGCTGGTATCAAGTCTGGTTCCGGCAAGCCGAACAAAGACAAAGTAGGTAAAGTATCTCGTGCTCAGGTACGTGAAATCGCAGAAACCAAAGCTGCGGACATGACTGGTGCTGACATTGAAGCGATGACTCGCTCAATCGAAGGTACTGCTCGTTCCATGGGCCTGGTAGTAGAGGACTAA
- the rplA gene encoding 50S ribosomal protein L1 gives MAKLTKRMRVIRDKVDSTKQYDINEAVALLKELATAKFVESVDVAVNLGIDARKSDQNVRGATVLPHGTGRSVRVAVFAQGANAEAAKAAGAELVGMEDLADQIKKGEMNFDVVIASPDAMRVVGQLGQVLGPRGLMPNPKVGTVTPNVAEAVKNAKAGQVRYRNDKNGIIHTTIGKVDFDADKLKENLEHLLVALKKAKPSQAKGVFIKKVSLSTTMGAGVAVDQAGLNAAAN, from the coding sequence ATGGCTAAGCTGACCAAGCGCATGCGCGTGATCCGTGACAAAGTTGATTCAACTAAACAGTATGACATCAACGAAGCTGTTGCTCTGCTGAAAGAACTGGCTACTGCCAAGTTCGTAGAAAGCGTTGACGTAGCTGTAAACCTGGGCATCGATGCTCGTAAATCTGACCAGAACGTTCGCGGTGCAACTGTACTGCCACACGGTACTGGCCGTTCCGTTCGCGTTGCCGTATTTGCCCAGGGCGCAAACGCTGAAGCTGCTAAAGCAGCCGGCGCTGAGCTGGTAGGTATGGAAGATCTGGCTGACCAGATCAAGAAAGGCGAAATGAACTTCGACGTTGTTATCGCATCTCCAGATGCAATGCGCGTTGTTGGCCAGCTGGGTCAGGTTCTGGGCCCACGCGGTCTGATGCCAAACCCGAAAGTTGGTACCGTAACTCCTAACGTTGCTGAAGCAGTGAAAAACGCTAAAGCCGGTCAGGTTCGTTACCGTAACGACAAAAACGGCATCATCCATACCACTATCGGTAAGGTTGATTTCGATGCAGATAAACTGAAAGAAAACCTGGAACACCTGCTGGTTGCGCTGAAAAAAGCGAAACCTTCACAGGCTAAAGGCGTTTTCATCAAGAAAGTTAGCCTGTCCACCACCATGGGCGCAGGCGTTGCAGTTGATCAGGCTGGCCTGAACGCTGCTGCTAACTAA
- the rplL gene encoding 50S ribosomal protein L7/L12: protein MSITKDQIIEAVAALSVMEVVELIAAMEEKFGVSAAAAVAVAAGPVEAAEEKTEFDVVLKAIGANKVAVIKAVRGATGLGLKEAKDLVESAPAALKEGISKDDAEALKKALEEAGAEVEVK from the coding sequence ATGTCAATCACTAAAGACCAAATCATTGAAGCTGTTGCAGCTCTGTCTGTAATGGAAGTAGTTGAACTGATCGCCGCTATGGAAGAGAAGTTCGGTGTGTCTGCTGCTGCAGCTGTAGCTGTTGCTGCTGGCCCAGTAGAAGCTGCTGAAGAAAAAACTGAGTTCGACGTTGTACTGAAAGCTATCGGTGCTAACAAAGTTGCTGTAATCAAAGCCGTACGTGGCGCAACTGGTCTGGGCCTGAAAGAAGCCAAAGACCTGGTTGAGTCTGCACCTGCTGCCCTGAAAGAAGGCATCAGCAAAGACGACGCTGAAGCTCTGAAGAAAGCACTGGAAGAAGCTGGCGCAGAAGTTGAAGTTAAATAA
- the rplJ gene encoding 50S ribosomal protein L10, whose amino-acid sequence MALNLQDKQAIVAEVSEVAKGALSAVVADSRGVTVDKMTELRKAGRAAGVYMRVVRNTLLRRVVEGTQFECLKDTLTGPTLIAYSMEHPGAAARLFKEFAKANAKFEVKAAAFEGELISAAQIDRLATLPTYDEAIARLMATMKEAAAGKLVRTLAAVRDQKEAA is encoded by the coding sequence ATGGCCTTAAATCTTCAAGACAAACAAGCGATTGTTGCTGAAGTCAGCGAAGTAGCCAAAGGCGCGCTGTCTGCGGTAGTTGCGGATTCTCGTGGCGTTACCGTAGATAAAATGACCGAACTGCGTAAAGCAGGTCGTGCGGCTGGCGTATACATGCGTGTTGTTCGTAACACCCTGCTGCGCCGCGTCGTTGAAGGTACTCAGTTCGAGTGCCTGAAAGACACGTTAACCGGTCCAACCTTGATTGCATACTCTATGGAACACCCGGGCGCTGCTGCTCGTCTGTTCAAAGAGTTCGCGAAAGCGAATGCAAAATTTGAGGTTAAAGCTGCAGCCTTTGAAGGCGAGCTGATCAGTGCGGCTCAGATCGACCGCCTGGCAACTCTGCCAACTTACGATGAAGCAATTGCACGCCTGATGGCAACCATGAAAGAAGCCGCTGCCGGCAAACTGGTTCGCACTCTGGCCGCTGTACGCGATCAGAAAGAAGCTGCTTAA